The Puntigrus tetrazona isolate hp1 chromosome 23, ASM1883169v1, whole genome shotgun sequence genome has a segment encoding these proteins:
- the LOC122328867 gene encoding 2-epi-5-epi-valiolone synthase gives MSHASEISAGARDHVTEFRLVHADCTWSRQTTDGEHGEGRLSDARIYERSSEYGVTWTVVSPVVFTYRVIQCESLLDASNDTLLFGHISSPAELQALKSNTKTLKRFIVIDETVNDLYGSQVAAYFESRGVTYKILPLPTTEENKSMTLVTRILEEVHKFGIDRRTEPIIAIGGGVCLDITGLAASLYRRRTPYIRVPTTLLAYIDASVGAKTGVNFANGKNKLGSYIPPVAAFLDRSFLCTLPRRHVSNGMAEMLKMALMKHRGLFELLEKDGRRLLDTSFQPSGRKPENMHTDAARMSTRLAIETMLEELAPNLWEDDLDRLVDFGHVISPELEMKILPALLHGEAVNIDMAFMVYVAHEMGFLTEEEKRRIIECMRSLDLPVWHWDCTLDLVQRSLTERLKHSGGSLRLPLPTALGKARIFNDTEESIVCQAFKKWCDEQCETTMKPE, from the exons ATGTCTCACGCTTCAGAAATCAGTGCCGGAGCCCgtgatcatgtgactgaatTCAGACTGGTGCATGCAGACTGTACGTGGAGCAGACAGACCACAGACGGCGAGCACGGTGAGGGACGACTGTCAGACGCCAGGAT TTATGAGCGTTCATCAGAATATGGAGTCACATGGACAGTGGTCAGTCCTGTCGTCTTCACCTATCGAGTCATTCAGTGTGAGAGTCTTCTGGATGCAAGCAATGACACCTTACTCTTCGGCCATATCTCCAGCCCTGCGGAGCTCCAGGCCCTCAAGAGCAACACTAAAACACTGAAGCGATTCATTGTGATTGACGAGACCGTTAATGATCTATATGGCTCCCAGGTGGCAGCATATTTCGAATCGAGAGGGGTGACGTACAAGATCCTTCCTTTACCCACAACTGAGGAGAACAAGTCCATGACCCTGGTGACCAGAATCTTGGAGGAGGTCCATAAGTTTGGGATCGACCGGCGTACGGAGCCCATTATCGCTATCGGTGGCGGTGTTTGTCTGGATATCACGGGCCTCGCTGCATCGCTGTACCGCAGACGTACCCCATACATCCGTGTCCCGACTACTCTGCTGGCTTACATCGATGCCAGTGTGGGGGCAAAGACTGGGGTCAATTTTGCCAACGGGAAAAACAAGCTGGGCTCATACATCCCACCCGTGGCTGCGTTCCTGGACAGGAGCTTCCTCTGCACTCTGCCACGCCGCCATGTTTCTAATGGGATGGCCGAAATGCTGAAG ATGGCGCTGATGAAACACAGAGGACTCTTTGAACTTTTAGAGAAGGATGGCAGACGATTATTGGACACCAGTTTCCAACCATCAGGGAGAAAGCCAGAAAACATGCATACAGACGCGGCGCGCATGTCCACGAGGCTGGCCATTGAAACCATGCTAGAGGAACTTGCCCCAAACCTGTGGGAGGACGATCTGGACCGGCTGGTGGACTTTGGCCATGTCATCAGCCCAGAGCTCGAAATG AAAATACTCCCTGCGCTTCTGCACGGAGAGGCGGTAAACATCGACATGGCTTTCATGGTCTATGTGGCTCACGAAATGGGCTTTCTGACAGAAGAGGAGAAAAGACGTATCATTGAGTGTATGCGGAGTCTAGATCTTCCTGTGTGGCATTGGGACTGTACTCTGGATCTAGTGCAGAGGTCCCTGACTGAACGACTCAAGCACTCAGGAGGATCTCTGAGACTGCCTCTGCCCACAGCGCTGGGAAAAGCAA GAATCTTCAATGACACAGAAGAGAGCATTGTGTGCCAAGCATTCAAGAAATGGTGTGATGAACAGTGTGAAACCACCATGAAACCAGAATAA
- the LOC122328874 gene encoding uncharacterized protein LOC122328874 — protein sequence MGFNNSFSAVYSTDISSFSCSSPLCYCFPVLFIPCRFICAALLSCRGTVLVLTAKLLVDCGTCSSQIGPKCQETGCWNHSRSGMIFLHVRKLSFPSVIAFCRMSEAVASGVRRLSTISEQDADAGAEPVSLGSSGDGEWAGSSASLCSRGKPSVQSSTFTSFESYQPDAADDCASILLACLYCRFCDVMAMLPDACERALGRCFPSYRYYNTSDEPSKGKDWCGCNVDFDCGFMNSCQEASELIELAMEISEVCYR from the exons ATGGggtttaataattcattcagcGCAGTTTATTCTACAGATATATCTTCTTTCTCATGCTCAAGTCCGTTGTGTTATTGTTTTCCAGTGCTCTTTATACCCTGCAGATTCATCTGCGCAGCATTGTTATCTTGTCGTGGCACAGTTTTGGTCCTAACAGCCAAACTATTGGTCGACTGTGGCACGTGTTCATCTCAGATCGGACCGAAGTGTCAGGAGACGGGGTGCTGGAATCACTCGAGGTCTGGTATGATTTTTCTCCATGTCCGTAAGCTTTCGTTTCCATCCGTGATTGCGTTCTGCAGAATGAGCGAAGCCGTGGCGAGCGGGGTGAGAAGGTTGAGCACCATCTCGGAGCAGGACGCGGATGCTGGAGCGGAGCCCGTGTCCCTCGGGTCCTCGGGGGACGGCGAGTGGGCAGGATCCAGTGCTTCGCTCTGCTCGCGGGGAAAACCCAGCGTCCAGAGCAGCACCTTCACCTCCTTTGAGTCCTATCAGCCTGACGCTGCAG ATGACTGCGCCTCCATCCTGCTGGCTTGTCTCTACTGCCGCTTCTGTGACGTGATGGCCATGCTTCCCGACGCTTGTGAGCGAGCGCTAGGCCGCTGCTTCCCCTCGTACAGGTATTACAACACCTCGGATGAGCCGTCCAAAGGAAAAGACTGGTGCGGCTGCAACGTGGATTTTGACTGTGGTTTCATGAACTCCTGTCAGGAGGCCAGCGAGCTGATCGAGCTGGCCATGGAGATATCTGAGGTCTGTTACCGCTGA